TTTGTCCTTGACCGGGCCACGGGAATCCAGGCTCGATCCCGGGAGGTGCTTTTAAAATCGGGGAGCAGGATCTCTTATGACATCGTCTCTTTCAACATCGGCAGCCGTGTACCGCGGGAAAGCATCGCGGCTGACAACGGCACGGTAATTACCGCCAAACCCATCGAGAATCTGGTGAGAGGCAGAATGGCGGTCCTGGATTCCATTAAAGGCGTCTCCCCTCATAATCCAGCCAGACTTGTTGTCGTAGGGGGAGGTCCCGCGGGGGTGGAGATCTCCGCGGCCCTCTGGAAGCTTGCCGCGGACGCCGGCGGCAAGACCAGGGTCATCCTCATCGCAGGTGGCAGCCTTTTGCGAAATTTCCCCCGCAAGATGCACGAACTGGCCCTGAACTCTCTCAAAAACAGAGGGATAAAGGTAATTGAGGGCCCCCGTGTGCAATCGACGGAAGGGGGGGTGGTTTCCCTGTCGGACGGAACAGCTTTAGAGGCCGACCATATCTTCCTCGCCGTCGGGGTCAGAGCCACAGAGATCTTCATGAACACCTTCGTTCCAACCGATGAAGACGGCGGACTCCTTGTCAACCCTTACCTGCAAAGCATTGAATTTCCGGAGATCTTCGGCGCCGGGGACTGTATCACTTTTCTGGGAAAGGATCTGGCAAAGGTGGGAGTCTATGCTGTCCGCCAGAACCCGGTCCTATACCACAATCTTCTTGCGGGGCTTGAAAGGACTTCTCTGCGACAGTTCAAACCCGGCAACCCTGATTTCCTCGTTCTGCTTAACATGGGAGATGGTACCGGCATTTTCAGACGGGGAGAGTGGGTCTGGCAGGGACGGGCAGCGTTCCGGCTCAAGGACTTTATCGACAGGCGTTTCATGAAAAAGTTTCAACTGTCAGGAGAACCGAATGAACCCATGGGAAAAGTGTAATGAAGTCAGGAGAGGGGAAAACGGATGGGAGGGGCAGACAGCAGACGGTCCACCCATCGCCGGCATTACCTGTTTTGACGAGACCCGGGCCCCTGAGGAATGCGCAGCCCTGGCATGGCATCTGGAGGAAAACACACGACTCCTTTATCTGGCAATGGCAGGCATCCCATCCGAACCTGAGGATGGGGCCATTTTCCTCGAGCTGGCCGCAGACGAGGAGCATCACAGGGAATTCCTTGCTGAAGTATACCGGAGATATTCCCATAGCTCCTCGTCAATCCCCGCATTTCCCGGGCAAGGCAGAAGCCTTGAAGGCGGGATGGATCTTGAGGAGGCCCTTCAATGGATCGGCAAAAAGCAGGTTGCCGACATCCTGGAGTTGGCGCTGTCCATTGAGGCCAATGCCTACGACCGCTATCTGAAGATGCTCAGAAAAGTGAAGGACGAATCATCCCGGGCGATTTTCCGCCTTATCGCCGGGGAAGAAAGATCTCACCTGAAACGCCTTACGTCACTCCTGGACAAAAAACTCTAATCTCCCATCGTACTTTGCGATGAACCTCTCCAGATCCCTGATATTTTCCACGGACCCCGCGTAGAAGGGGGTCCTCTGGTGCAGTCCGGTAGGCAGCACATCCAGCACCGGTCCCGTGCCGGTGCTGGCCGCCCCGCCGGCATGCTCCACTAAAAACGCCATGGGAGCACACTCATAAAGGATGCGGAGCTTGCCGTTGGGCTTCTTCGGGTCCTTGGTGTCGGCCGGATACATGAAGCTGCCACCCTTTATGAGGGTTCTGTGCATGTCCGCCACCATGGACCCGATGTATCTGGCGCTGTGTGGACGCCCGGTGGCCCTGTCCTTTTCCTTGATGTGACCGATGTATTGCCTTACCCCCTCGGACCAGTAGGGGGAATTCCCCTCATTGATGGAGTAGATATCCCCCTTTTCGGGAATCCTGATAAACGGGTGGGACTCCAGGAACTCCCCGACAGACGGATCCAGGGTGAACCCGTGCACACCATTTCCGGTGCTGATTACCAGTATGGTGCTGCTGCCATAAACAATGTAACCGGCGGCCACAAGTTTCCTCCCAACCTGAAGAAGGTCTGCCACAACCCCCTTGTCGCCACCGCTCACCTTTCTATGTATGGCAAAAATAGTGCCGATATTGACGTTGACGTCGATATTGGAAGATCCATCCAGCGGATCGAATGCGATGGAGTATTGCCCGGAGTTATAACCGTCCGGGATGAGAATGGCATTGGTTTCCTCCTCCGTCGCCATAATGCAGAAATGACCCGACTTACCCAGAATATTGACGAACACGGAGTTGGCAAAATCGTCGAGCTTTTGAACCTCCTCGCCCTGCACGTTCTTCTCCCCGGTCAGGCCGAGAATCTCCACTAACCCCGCCTTGTTGACCTCTCTGGAAACAATCTTGGCGGCAAAGGCAACCTGGTTGAGGATCCCGGTCAACTCCCCGGTAGCCTGGGGATACTCCTTCTGTTTCTCAGCGATGTGCCTGGTCAGATTAACACCGATCATGCTGTCGGACATGTTTACCCCTCCTGTGTAAAATCTCCCCGTAGGTAACGCTCTTCGTGACAGATGAAATGCCTGTGCATGAAACGGTGAAAATTATAGCAGAAACACAGGGCAATAAAAAAGGGGCATAAAACCCCATAATTTTCCTTTGCAAATGGCTCTCGCATTCCTATAATATCGCCCACTGTAGTATCGCCCATTTGATGCCGCCTCGGGAACCTGCTTCAGACACTCCCCCGCTGGATGGCTGAACCGACCGTTGGCCTTTCGGGCTCGGTCACAAAATCAAAAAGACGGGAATATGAACAAAATACATCACCCATCGTCAAACAGCGCACATACCTTTTTCATACCGGTTATGGGTACTGGCTTCACGATCGACTCACCCCTCATGATCGCCAGGTACGGCATCTCTTCGACAATTTCCCTCGTTGACGACACATTCATCGAACAGATGCGCCGGTTTCATTGCGAGCAGGTGGGGGAACCTTACAAGGAAATCTCCAGGGACCAGGACGACCACCGGGCCAGGAGAATCACCGCCTACCTTAACCTCATCGACAGGCTTGTTGAAAAAGGGACCGACGAACTGAGGGCCTCCACCTTCGAGCCAGGTAGCGAGATAACCCGATATTTTGAGCTTCTTCCGGACTGTCCCCTGAAATCATCCTACGTTCAGATGCTCGGGACCAGCGATCCCGGCGAGATGGCACACAAGCAGGAGGCCCTGCGCCGTCAGGTTTTACCCGGAAGCATAGATGTCAATATAATGACCAAGCTTGACCGGAATTATTTTAAAAATGGGCAGGCGCTTCCCCGGGAATTTTCCGACGCGCTGGCCGCTCTTCGTGGCTACGCCAACAGCACCCTAAGTTCCTCTGTTGTCTTTTCCGCGGGTTTAAATCCCCATCTTTACAGCTACGCCGCCGACTTCAAGGATTTTATGCCTGATGAAGCAGGATCCCTGAAAAAACAGATTGTTCTCAAAGTGAGTGATTACCGTTCAGCCGTGGTCCAGGGCAAGTTCCTTGCTAAGCGGGGCCTTTGGGTTTCAGAATACCGCATCGAATCCGGCCTTAACTGCGGAGGACACGCTTTCCCGTCCAAGGGAAACCTCATGGGGCCGATTCTCGAGGAGTTCAAACAGAAAAATGAGGAACTGATCGGCCAGACCCACAAGCTCTATTCCACAGCCCTCTCATTACGCGGATTATCCCCCACTCCCGACCCCCACGAGGTACGCTTCAGGGTATCGGGTGGCATCGGCACCGCCGAGGAGCACGCGTTTTTACTGAACTTCTACGGGATAAGCAAGGTTGGGTGGGGCACCCCATTCCTCCTGGTCCCCGAGGTGACCAATGTTGACGATGAGCATATCGAAAAACTCATCAACGCCACCGACGACGATGTCTGCCTGAGTGCATCTTCGCCGCTGAATGTGCCATTCTGGAACCTCATGACCTCCGCCAGCGAGGAAGCACGCCGGAAACGAATATCCGAAGGGCGGCCGGGCAGCCCTTGCCCCAAGGGCCATGCAAAAATCTTCAACACTGAATTTACGCCACGTCCTGACTGCATTGCTTCCAGAAGCTACATCAGCAAAAAACTGCCCCATATGGGAGAAGAGGGGCTTACGGAAGAACAGTTCAAATGGATTAAAGAGAACGTTCTGAACAAGTCGTGCATCTGTCACGACCTCTCCGGAGGCGCCACGGTTAAAACCGGCATCGATCCCGAGGCAACACCCTCCATTTGCTGCGGGCCGGCCATCGTAAATTTTTCGAAGATCGCGACACTGGAGGAGATGGCGGGACACATCTACGGACGGCTTTCCCTGCTGACCAGTGCGGACCGGCCTCACATGTTCATCCGGGAATTGTCCCTTAACCTGGATTACCTTAGGGGCGAGATGGAGAAGTTTTCCCTGGGCGTCATGAACACAGCTCCAAAGTACTTCCGTGAATTCAAGGATAACCTTGCCGCAGGCATCGAGTACTACGGAAAACTTGCGGAACAGTTCGTGGAGGGGAAACGTACGCATTTTCTCGATGACCTCACAAAACAGAAGGAAGTCCTGGAAAAGATGATCGCGGGAATGGCCCGGGAACCGGGCCTCAATGCGGTCGGCTAGCGCCCCAGAGCCACCAGCGCCTTTTCCACATCCTCCTCCCTGACCTGGAGTTCCACCTCTCCCAGCAGGCCGGGATACAGTGCGTTTGCAAAAAGGTTCCGGATAAAACCTTCGATTCCCTCCGATTCCAGGAGGGATTTTTCAATTTCGGCATCCATGATCGTACCGTGGGTCGATATTGTTACGAGCTTTTCATCCATCATTCACCAAAACCCCCTCTGGACCTTGCTGCCGAAAATCATCAT
This genomic interval from bacterium BMS3Abin14 contains the following:
- the yjlD gene encoding NADH dehydrogenase-like protein YjlD, which codes for MPGHLVLVGGGHAHLTTLSNIRKFIARGHRVTVIGPSPYHYYSGMAPGMISGLYRPQEIRFNIRKMVEDRGGEFVLDRATGIQARSREVLLKSGSRISYDIVSFNIGSRVPRESIAADNGTVITAKPIENLVRGRMAVLDSIKGVSPHNPARLVVVGGGPAGVEISAALWKLAADAGGKTRVILIAGGSLLRNFPRKMHELALNSLKNRGIKVIEGPRVQSTEGGVVSLSDGTALEADHIFLAVGVRATEIFMNTFVPTDEDGGLLVNPYLQSIEFPEIFGAGDCITFLGKDLAKVGVYAVRQNPVLYHNLLAGLERTSLRQFKPGNPDFLVLLNMGDGTGIFRRGEWVWQGRAAFRLKDFIDRRFMKKFQLSGEPNEPMGKV
- a CDS encoding rubrerythrin, giving the protein MNPWEKCNEVRRGENGWEGQTADGPPIAGITCFDETRAPEECAALAWHLEENTRLLYLAMAGIPSEPEDGAIFLELAADEEHHREFLAEVYRRYSHSSSSIPAFPGQGRSLEGGMDLEEALQWIGKKQVADILELALSIEANAYDRYLKMLRKVKDESSRAIFRLIAGEERSHLKRLTSLLDKKL
- the fbp gene encoding fructose-1,6-bisphosphatase class 1 → MSDSMIGVNLTRHIAEKQKEYPQATGELTGILNQVAFAAKIVSREVNKAGLVEILGLTGEKNVQGEEVQKLDDFANSVFVNILGKSGHFCIMATEEETNAILIPDGYNSGQYSIAFDPLDGSSNIDVNVNIGTIFAIHRKVSGGDKGVVADLLQVGRKLVAAGYIVYGSSTILVISTGNGVHGFTLDPSVGEFLESHPFIRIPEKGDIYSINEGNSPYWSEGVRQYIGHIKEKDRATGRPHSARYIGSMVADMHRTLIKGGSFMYPADTKDPKKPNGKLRILYECAPMAFLVEHAGGAASTGTGPVLDVLPTGLHQRTPFYAGSVENIRDLERFIAKYDGRLEFFVQE